In Epilithonimonas zeae, the DNA window ACGCCAGTTGCAGAATTAATCAACAATAATTTTTCATTGGAATGTTCGGGCTCAAAAAGATGTGCAGATAAACTGTAATTATCCTCAGTTAAAATATTAATACTTTGCATTAAAAATGATTTAAGAGAATCACTTTATAAAAGTAAAAAATTCGGTCCGTTGAAAATTATTTTTCGATATGCTGAAAATATTAATTTTGAAGGTCGTCCAAATATGGCAAACCTTTTTGAGAACCTCTGTAATCGGCAGCTTTCAAAGCCACTTGATTTCCAAAAATAACGCAATCTTCAATAGAATTACCGTGGAGTAAAGCAATAGAAAAACCGGATGTAAACGCATCGCCTAATCCCATACTGTGTGCATCGGTCTGAGGATTATTTCGGAAATATTTCATCTCAGAACCATCGAAGAAACTTGTACTGTTGGCGCCGTCTCTTACAAATAATTTGTTTGGCAAATGTTTGATAATATCTTCGTGATTGCCTTCTCCAAAAATCGTTTCCAAATCTGTACTCTTCGCCACGATAAAAGAAGCGTAATCTATAATATCATCTGAAAGTCTGCTCGCCGGAGCTGCATAAATTCCTATTTTCTTGCCAAGGCTTTTCGCTTTTTTAAAAAGATATTCGACAGTTTTTGACGGAATCTCCAACTGAGTCAGAATCAAATCTGCAGTCAATAAGAATTTTTCTGCTTCATCTATATCCGATGGAGAAAGATTGTAATTGGCTGCCGGAACTACCGTGATCGCATTTCCTTCGTCAGAAGCATTCACATAGGCTGTGCCGGTTTCCTCTTCTTCGTCTTCAAAAACATAAGCTACGTTTACATCTTCATCATTCAGATTTCTCAAAACCTGCTGCCCATACGGATCCATCCCAATCCTGCTAACCAAAGAAGTCTGAGCGCCCAAACGTGACGTTGCAATCGCCTGATTGGCGCCTTTCCCTCCCAAAAAACTTCTCAGATTTTGAGCCAGAACCGTGTTATTTGCCGTAGGAATTTTAGAAGTTTTCAGAACAATATCTATTGATGAGCTTCCAACAACTACTATTTGAGGTTTTGTATTTCTAAGTTTCATTTGCTAACATTCATTGTTTTCAAAGATTTGATGAAATCTTATAGTTACAATTTCATCGGAAGCTAATGTAATCAATTAATCGTTTCCTATTTCTATAAATTCGGAAATTAATTTAACTGGCTGATTATCTTTAGAATAACCTATATACGTTGCATAAAATCCTTCACCATAACCAGTTTCGAATGCAACAATATTTTCCGGTTTGTTATCATAAGGTTTGAGAACTGCGAACTGGTCGATTGCTCCGTTTTCATCAAAGAAATGAGAATGGAAAAACTCTTCATAGATCCCCATAAAGTCAGCTCCTTTTTTGTGAAAAAGGTCTTGCTCTAAAGCATTCAGAGAAATTTGAGCTTCCTTATCCATAAAAGTCCCCATTCCGGACTCTACAAGATAACCGTAGATTTCTTCTTCTTTCAGATCATTAATATTTTGATTATCACAAAGAGCCAAAGACCAATTTTCAGCCAATTGATTTTTATCAAAAACTATTTCTGCATAAGCAATACAGTTGGATTCTCTTTCTTTATGAACCAAAACCTGAAAATCTCCTTTCGGAAATTCCTGATTGAAAGCTGAATGATCGGGCGAAATCAAAGCATCACTGGCTACAATTTTTCCTGATGAAATGTGAATTTTCCCAACTTCGTAGGTTTCCAACAATGGATTTTCTACGAAGTCTCGGGAGAATAATTTTTTAATATTTTCTATGTGAGTCATTACAAACTTTTCAGTTTTTCTTCAAGAAGCGCAATTTTATCCTGAGCATCTTTTTGTTTTTTACGCTCGATCTCTACCACTTCTGGTTTGGCGTTCGCAACAAATTTTTCATTCGATAATTTCTTATCAACAGAGATCAAGAAACCTTTCAGATATTTTATTTCTTCTTCGGTTTTTTCTTTTTCTTCGCCCAAATCAAGATTTTCACTTAGCGGAATAGAGAATTCATTCGCTCCAACTAAGAATGTAAAACTTGGTTTATCCGTTTTTTGATTGAAATTAATTTCTGAAATATTGGCCAATTTCTGAATCACCTCAGCATTTGCCAATTCAGAAACATTCGTGAAAACCTCTACGGTTTCTCTTGGCGAAATTCCTTTGGACTGACGGTAGTTTCTAACACCAGAAATCACTTCTTTAGTAAAATCAAAATCCTTAATTTTATTTTCATTATAAGGTTCTGATTTTTTGTGTTGTGCAATTACTAAAGCTTCAGAAATACTTCTTTCGGAGATATTCTGCCAAAGTTCTTCTGATAAGAAAGGCATGAATGGATGCAACAATTTCATCAATTCCTCAAAATAAGCAATTGTTTTTTGATAAACTTCTTCACTGATTGCTTCTCCGAAATTTGGTTTGATTGCTTCCAAATACCACGCACAGAAGTCGTCCCAAATCAGTTTATAAACCAAGTGCAAAGCATCCGAAATTCTGAATTTTGAGAATTGGTCTTCAATTTCGCCAATAGTTTTGTTCAACTGTTCTCCAAACCAATTGATTGTCTGTGTATCCGATTCTTTAGCTTTGATATTTTCGTCACGTTTCCAACCTTGAATTAATTTGTAAGCATTCCAGATTTTTGTAGCAAAGTTTCTTCCTTGCAACATCAAGTCTTCATCAAACAAAAGATCATTTCCGGCTGCGGAACTCAACAAACTTCCGACTCTTACACCGTCAGCTCCATATTTTTCAATCAGATCAATTGGGTCTGGTGAATTTCCTAACTGTTTAGACATTTTTCGTCTTTGCTTATCTCTTACGATTCCTGTAAAATAAACATTTTTGAACGGAACATCTTTTCTATATTCCAATCCAGCCATAATCATTCTGGCCACCCAGAAGAAAATAATATCCGGGCCGGTTACCAAATCTGAAGTTGGATAATAATAATTGATGTCTTTATTTTCTGGATCCAAAATACCTTCGAAAACCGATATTGGCCACAACCACGATGAGAACCAAGTATCCAATGCGTCTTCGTCTTGTTTTAAATTCTCAATTGTTAGTGCTGGATTATTAGTTTTTTCTTTTGCTAAAACCAAAGCATCTTCGATATTTTCAGCAACTACAAAGTCATTTTCGCCAGCTCCAAAATAAAAAGCCGGAATCTGCTGTCCCCACCAAAGCTGACGTGAAATGTTCCAATCGTGAACATTCTCCATCCAA includes these proteins:
- a CDS encoding PfkB family carbohydrate kinase, with the translated sequence MKLRNTKPQIVVVGSSSIDIVLKTSKIPTANNTVLAQNLRSFLGGKGANQAIATSRLGAQTSLVSRIGMDPYGQQVLRNLNDEDVNVAYVFEDEEEETGTAYVNASDEGNAITVVPAANYNLSPSDIDEAEKFLLTADLILTQLEIPSKTVEYLFKKAKSLGKKIGIYAAPASRLSDDIIDYASFIVAKSTDLETIFGEGNHEDIIKHLPNKLFVRDGANSTSFFDGSEMKYFRNNPQTDAHSMGLGDAFTSGFSIALLHGNSIEDCVIFGNQVALKAADYRGSQKGLPYLDDLQN
- a CDS encoding DUF4241 domain-containing protein encodes the protein MTHIENIKKLFSRDFVENPLLETYEVGKIHISSGKIVASDALISPDHSAFNQEFPKGDFQVLVHKERESNCIAYAEIVFDKNQLAENWSLALCDNQNINDLKEEEIYGYLVESGMGTFMDKEAQISLNALEQDLFHKKGADFMGIYEEFFHSHFFDENGAIDQFAVLKPYDNKPENIVAFETGYGEGFYATYIGYSKDNQPVKLISEFIEIGND
- a CDS encoding valine--tRNA ligase, with the translated sequence MQIADKYNPQETEQKWYDFWLENKFFHSEPDDRPPYTIVIPPPNVTGILHMGHMLNNTIQDVLVRRARMQGFNACWVPGTDHASIATEAKVVAKLKAEGINKKDITREEFLKHAWEWTDKYGGTILEQLKKLGCSCDWDRTRFTLEDNLSKSVIKVFVDLYNKGLIYRGYKVINWDPEAQTNISDEEVIFKEQNGKLFYLKYKIEGSEDFLTVATTRPETIFGDVAVCVNPNDERYQHLKGKNVIVPIVNRVIPIIEDDYVDIEFGTGALKITPAHDINDYEIGQRHNLPIIDSMDNDAVLNEHGMHYQGMGRFTVRKEIAKELEKNDLLLKAEDYVNKVGTSERTGAVIEPKISVQWFLKMSQMSKPALDVVMDDTIKFHPEKFKNTYRHWMENVHDWNISRQLWWGQQIPAFYFGAGENDFVVAENIEDALVLAKEKTNNPALTIENLKQDEDALDTWFSSWLWPISVFEGILDPENKDINYYYPTSDLVTGPDIIFFWVARMIMAGLEYRKDVPFKNVYFTGIVRDKQRRKMSKQLGNSPDPIDLIEKYGADGVRVGSLLSSAAGNDLLFDEDLMLQGRNFATKIWNAYKLIQGWKRDENIKAKESDTQTINWFGEQLNKTIGEIEDQFSKFRISDALHLVYKLIWDDFCAWYLEAIKPNFGEAISEEVYQKTIAYFEELMKLLHPFMPFLSEELWQNISERSISEALVIAQHKKSEPYNENKIKDFDFTKEVISGVRNYRQSKGISPRETVEVFTNVSELANAEVIQKLANISEINFNQKTDKPSFTFLVGANEFSIPLSENLDLGEEKEKTEEEIKYLKGFLISVDKKLSNEKFVANAKPEVVEIERKKQKDAQDKIALLEEKLKSL